AGATTGGAAAGTTTGAACTAAAACGAGTTGAATCTGCATAGAAATCTGCTCCGTTCATTGTGAAGAAAGCGACCATCAAAGCAAACTCAATAATCAAAATCCAATTGGCATCTTGTTTTGGCCAACCGAATAATTCTTTCATCGTTAATCTTTTGACACCATAGAAATTTCTTCTGATGAAAAATACGACGACTGCTAAGACAACCAAAGCCGCTAAAATTTCTAAAAATCCTGTGAAAAATGCGTAGAAAGAATCTCCTAAAACACTTTGCAAAAATCTGTGCGTTCCAAAAATACCATCAATGATAATTTCTAATAACTCGATATTAATAATGACAAATCCAACATAAACGAAAATATGCAAAATCCCTGCGATAGGACGTTTCACCATTTTGCTCTGTCCAAGTGCCACTCTGGTCATTATTGCCCAACGTTCCGCTTTTCTGTCGGTTCGGTCAATTTCTCTTCCGAGTTTTATATTGCGATATAATTCTTTCAGGCTTTTAGCAAACAAGCCGAAACCTGCAATCAATAAAATCAGAAATATTACATTGTCAATATATTGCATAGATTATTTTTTATCTGCGTTTTTACCAAAAACCGAGAAGTTCACATATCTTTTCGGATTAGCTTTGAAATCTTCTACCAAAGCATTCAGGTTTTTAGAAGTCTTTTCAAGATTATTGTAAAGCTCTTCATCTTTCGCCAATTTACCAAGAGAACCTTCTCCGTTTTGTATGCCGGAAATAACGTTATTCAGTTTACCAGCCGTTTGGTTGAATTGGTCAATTGTTCCGTTCAATTTATCAATATCTACACGTTCTGCAACAGATCCAAATTTATCCAAAGTTTTGTTGGCTGTAACCATTGCATTGTTAGCATTAGCTACTACTTCGTGTAGACCTTTTTCGTTATTGGCAAGGATAGCATTTGTTCTGTCAGATGCGCCTTTGAAAGATTCGATGGTTCTGTTAAGATTTGACAACAACAATTTGATTTCTCTTCTATTTTGCTCATCGACAATTTTATTTGTACTTGCTAAAGTTGAATCCAACTTCAGTAACACATTTGATAATTGATCTTTAACTGGTTTTACTTGGGAAGAAAGAGAGTTAAGCATAGACAATTGATAATTTCCTTTCAGCGTATCACCATCTTTGGCAATTCCTCCTCCATAAGCAAGGTTGATTTTCATTTCTTTTCCAGACATCAATCCTGGTTCAAAAATCTCTAATGTAGAATTTTTTGAAAACTCAAAATTATCATCTATTGTCAATTTAACAACAAAATGTAATCTGCCATCTTTTGTAGTTATCGGTTTTATTTCATCTACTTGTCCTACCTTCAATCCATTTATAGAAACCGGATTGGAAACAGAAAGTCCTTCTACATTATCATACTTGGCATAGAAAGCATTATCTGTTGTGAAAAGGTTTTTACCTTTCATAAACTGATAAAGTACAACGAAACCAATTATGGCGAATATAGCGATTAATCCTGTTTTTAATTCTTTACTTAACTTCACGTTTTATTTGGGTTTTACTAATTAGCAAATATAAGAATATTGGGTTTATAATTGATATAAATAAAAAACAACAAAAGCGACAATTATGCCGCTTTTGTTTATATTGATAAATGTTGGGAAATTATTGCTGAGCTGCCTTATCCCAAACTTCGATTCTAAAATCTTTGATGTTGGCATTATCCTGAAGACTCTTCAAGAATGCACCTGTAAACTGCTGAGAGTTTTGCTGGTTGATAGATTCTGTAATCTGTTTGATATCACCTGGCAATTTGTTAGTTTTAACAGATTTTTTAACCACCAGATAAACACCTGTCATCCCTTCAACTGGCTGAGACAATTTGTTGGTTGCTACTCCAAATGCTGCACCAGCAACTTTAGGTTCCATAGCGCCATTTACAGCTGGGTTGAACAAGTTAACATCTGCATTTCCTTTTGTAGTTCCAAATGCTTTCGCTGCTTGGTCAAGAGTAGAATATTTTCCTGCATTAATTTTTTCAATAATTTTCTTAGCAAGAACTTTATTTTTTACAATTGGCTCAATTTGGTCTCTTACCGTTTCCGGATCAGCAAGACCTTCATCCTGTTTTCCTACAACGTAAGCAACAATTCTGTCGCCTGTTCCTTCTACTGTGAAGATATCTGTATCTCCAATATTTCTTTTCTTATCGAAAGCCCAAGCAATCACATCGCCATCCTTGTCTGTGTTAAGACCTGGAAGTGTTCCTTGGAAACGACCAACTGTTTTAGGATTATCAAATCTGTATTTGTTTTTCTCTGCTAAGCTTTTGAATTGATTGAAGCTTTTACCTTCAGTCTGTTGAATGAATCTTGTTGCCTGAGTAAGAACTTGATTTTCTGTTTTGTCAGAAGCTTTGATATTTTTAGCTAAGTGTGCAATTTTATAAGTCATAGCACCACTTTTCTTATCTTCAACATTGATAATGTGGTATCCGAAAGCTGTTTCTTGTAATCCAGTCGCTCCTTTAGGATTATTTGCTAAAAAGCTTAAATAGCCTGGTGCAAACTGACTTGCTGGAGTTGTCCAACCCACACTTCCGTTTCTTTCTACTGCATTTGGCTCATCAGACAATTTCAATCCGTCAGCAAATTTTGCAGGGTCAGCTTTGATTACTGCTAACAAACTATCTGCAGTTTTCTTCGCTGCTTCCTTTGTTCTGGTTGCTGTAGATCTTTCCGCTCCTTTATAACCAATCAAGATATGTTTTGACAATGTAGAATCAGAAGCTTTTTTATCTAGCAATTTAGACACTACATAAAGCGTTTGCTCTTTGTAAGGGCCAAAAGTTTGTCCAATAGCTGCAGTTGCAATTTTATCTTTCAGCTCAGCTGGCAATTGAGCTGGGCTTACATACTGAGGAATGAAAGGTACATCAGAATTCAATTCTACAAACATAGAATCGTTCTTTGTATTTTGGAAATTTTCTGCTCCGTTAGAAGCATCAGTTCCTTTAAGGTATAATTTGTTGATTTCGTTTAAAGTTGCAGCATCATCCTGAGCACTTGGTACAGCTGGGAAATATGCATAAGCCAAATTTCTGCTCGCAGCAGCTTTGAATCTTGTTGGATGCAATTTGATATAATCTGCAAGATCTTGAGTCGTCACTTTTACGTTATTCTTTTTAGCGAACTCAAGGTAATCAACTTTTACAAAATCGATGTTTGCCATATCATCACGGAATTTGATCATCAATTCAGCTTCTTTTTTGCTGGTTGTGATTCCTGAAGTCAGGTTTCCGAATAACATTCTGGCCATCATTCTGTACTCGATTGATTTTTTGTTTTTCAACCAATAAGAATAATTTTCAGGACTAGTCGCTTGTGCTTTTTCTATTTCAGATTTAATTTCCTGAAGTTTGAAATTACCTTTCTCATCAAAATATTGTTGATTTTGAGCGAACATTGGATCATACTGCAATTGGCTCCAGAAAATATCATCCGTCAACTGAAGACCCATTTTTTCAAACTGCTGCTTGATTAATTTTGACTGTACAAGAATCTGCCAAGCCTGCTCCTCAAGACCTTTTGTAGGTTGACCTTGCTGCTGAGCCTGTTGCTGCATGATGAATAACTGGTCGTTGTACTCATCTCTCGTGATATCTTCGCCATTCACTTTACCAAAAACGTTCGGGTTTTTTGAGAACATCTTATCAAAAGTATCTGCGTTGAAAAGAAACGACACCAACCCTAAGGCTATTACACCTAACAGAAGCCATGATCTCTTTCTAATTTCGCCTAAAATTGCCATTTTATATTATGTGTTTATAATCAGTTTGCGAAAATACATATTTTTAGCAGAATAGGAAAATTATTTGGATACATTTGTGAATGTGCAATATAAAATAAGAAAAACCTCTAGATTTAGAGGTTTTTTGTTTACTTATCGTTTTTCTTATCGAGAACTTTTTCCCGCATTTTTCCTTCCGTCTGGAATAATTTCAGAACCTGTTGTGGTGTAAGAATTTTTAAAAATTTATCAGCATAAGTTCTTCTGTTGTTTAGAAGTTGCTGACCAACATCAAAACTTTGATTAAGTCTTCTCGTAGCTTCTTCGTCCGAAAGATTTCCAATGTTATTTTCTACAAGAAATTTTTCTTTAATCTGCTTCTGATTAGTTTGATATTCAGCATAAAGCGCTTTGAACTCGTCTTGTTTATCTGCAGAAATATCAATATCATCGATGACGATATTTTCCTTCATCTTTTGTAGAAAAAGAGAACGTTCTTTTGTAGACATATTGTTCACCACTTCTCTTTTCTCCTGTGTATTCATACTTCTCCATTCGGAAGTTCTGGGAATATTGGTCTGTCTTTGCATAGTTCCAACTGGCGATAACGATGAAGAACTGCCACGCAAGCTAGAATTCGAACCCGAATTAGACCTTAAATTTGTAGTTCCGGATCTTCTGTCTTGTCCACTAACTGTGTGAGCAGAAAAGAATCCGGCAATTAAAATAGTCAATAACAATTTTTTCATTTCTCTCTATTTTGTTATTAATTATAAAGATCAAGATAAACATCTTGCTCACTATTTCTATCCAAATCTTTCAATTGGTCTGGCGTAAAAGCCACTAAAACCTTCTCCACTTCTGACTCAGATTTTCTTTTAGTTTCTACAGCGTAATCTTGTCGGTCGGTATTATTAAAAGATTTTGCATTAGAAACATTTACTTTAGCAGAAGCGATGTGATGATTTTTAACATTTTGTTTTTTGATAACATCTGTATGATGATCTTCAGTCACAGTGCTATTTGCCAATTGTTCTGATGTATTGCTTTTAGGCTCATTAATATTATAAACAGAATCTACAATTGGTTTTTGACTAGCAAAGCTTTGTGTTTCAGAAGAATTATCGAAGCCTAAAAACGCTGTAAGTCCTGCAATCAAAACTACTGCAGCGGCAGCCATCCATTTGAAATTCAGAGAGAAAACTTTTGCTTCTTTCTGAACAACAGGAGTTTTCTCGCCAATAGCTTTCAAAATCACTTGATCCTGAAGCGTTTTGAAAAACTCATCCGAAGGTTCCGGATACGGTGTCTTTCTGTTCAGTTTTTCTATATCAATTTTCATTTGCTCTTATTTTATTTTTTTATCAAATGAAATGTTAAAAACATTTCATCATTATTCTCTTATTATTTTAAAACTCTTCCGAGTAGTTGTCCTTTATATATTGTTCCACCTTATCTTTGGCGTAATGATAATTGGTCTTCAAAGTTCCGACAGACATATCTAAAATCTTCGAAATCTCTTCATAAGGCAAATCATCATAATAACGCATATTAAAAACCAATTTCTGCTTTTCTGGCAACGTCTGAATTGCTTTTTGGAGCAATATCATAATCTCTTCTCCATCTTTTCCGGCATTATCAGCGACTAGATTCTGCATATAATATTCTGCATCTTCATCTGTCTTTCTCATCCGGTTCATTTTGTTGAGTTGCTGCAAAGCCTCATTGGTTGCAATTCTGTAGAGCCAAGTGTACAATTTGCTGTCACTCTTGAACTGGTGAATATTCTGATACGCCTTGATAAAAGTATCCTGTAAAACATCCTGAGCTTGGTCGTGATCCACAATCAATCGTCTGATATGCCAATAAAGGCGACTCTGATAGATATCCATCATCGCGCGCAAACCTTTCTCTACAGTTTGAGGTGCAGTTAAAAGCTTTACAATTTCCTCATCCTTGAGCTTCATTCAGATGTTTCGTTGTTTTGATTAAAAAATAAGACCAAAGTTAAATTATTTTTTCAATTTTCTCCGAAAACCTCAATCTAAAATCAAGCCTTTTCGATTAATAAGTGGTTTCAATTCATCAAATTATTACCTTTGTTAGATGCAAACAGTAATTATTGGTTCGGGAAACGTAGCTTATCATCTCGTGAAAGCTTTTAAGCAAAATAATATTGAAATTCATCAGATGTTTGGCAGAAATGAAGCTGAATTATTAAAAATTTCGACTGAATTCAACATTCCTTTTTCAACTAATCAATTGGAAGATGCAGAACTTTATATTATTGCCGTTTCCGATTCTGTCGTGGAAAATGTTTCAGAATTGATTAAAAATGAAAATGCACTCGTTGCTCATACTTCGGGTTCACTTCCAATGGAAATTCTGAAAGGTAATTACAGAAAAGCCAGTTTCTATCCTCTGCAGACTTTCTCTAAAACCAAAGATCTGGATTATTCCAAAATTCCATTTTTCATTGAGGCTGAAAATCAGATTGATGAAAAATCATTATTTGAACTTGCTTCAATTATTTCTGAGAATGTCGAAACCTCAGACTATGAAAAGAGAAAATACATTCATCTGACAGCCGTTTTTGCCTGCAATTTCGTGAATCATCTTTTTGCAAGAGCTAAAGAAATTTCGGATTCTCAGAATTTAGATTTCAATTATTTTATTCCGTTGATTGATGAAACTGTTGAGAAAATTCATCATCTGGAACCAAAATTGGCTCAAACCGGACCGGCAGTAAGACGTGACGAAAGAGTCCTGAAGCTTCACGAAGACTTGATTGCGGATGAAGAGCATTTGAAGATTTATAAACTGATGAATGAATCCATTAAAAAAATGTATCAATAATTCTGTAACATTTTCTATAATCTTACACTAATTATTTGAAAACAGAAAATATAGAAATTATGAAATCTCTCAAAAAATTAGTCATTCTTCCTTTGTTATTATTAGGATTAATTGTTTCCGCACAAGAAACGGCCAACCGTTTCTTCTATGAACTGACATATAAACCGAAAAAAGATTCAACAAGATTGGATAAAGTAATGACAACGCTTGACATTGCTAAAGACAAATCGATCTATCAGGATTTCACTTTACCTGCACAAGATTCCATCATCAAATCTGCAGTTGAAGAAATGGAAAAAACAAAGACCTTCAAGGATATGTCCAAAATGATAAGATGGCCAAAGTTCTCCTATAAAATCTACAAGAATTATCCTGCAATGACAGAAATGTACGTTGACAGAATCAACAGAAATCTTTTTGCCTACGAGGAAAGTCTAAAATTTGATTGGAAAATCCTGACTGACAAAGAAAAAATTGGAACTTACAACACCCAAAAAGCTACAACTGAGTTTGGAGGAAGAAAATGGACTGCTTGGTTCTCAACTGATATTCCTTTCCAAGATGGACCTTACAAATTCTACGGATTGCCTGGGTTGATAGTAAAAATCGAAGACGATGAAAAAAATTACTCTTGGTTATTATCTGGTAACAAATCGGTGAAAGACTGGAAAGAATTCACTTACGCAGAAGAAGTTAATGCAAAATATGGGATGAGCAATGAGAAGAAAACGATTGCTAAAGATAAATTTGAAAAAGCTTATGCTGCCTTCAAACAAGATCCGATGGCAGAAGTAAGAACTCAGGTTCCACAAAATATGCTTTCTATGAAAATGCCAGGAAGCGACCTTACCATTGGAGAAATGTTGAAGAATCAGGAGAAAATGCTAAACGATTTCTTCAAATCTACAGACAACCCAATAGAAGTTCAACAGGTTATAGAGAAAAAGAAAAAATAAACATAAAGCCGGAAATTAGTTTCCGGTTTTTTTATGACAAACATCTTATTTAGATTAATTTGAAATAAGCTATCTTTGTAGTCCAAAAATTTTAGTCTTGCAAACAAAACACATCGATAAACTCTGTTGTTTTCCGAAAAATAAAATCGGGAAAATTCTTGGTTATGATAATGAAAACCTTCAGATGCCAACCAAAATCATCGAAATGGGATTGCTTCCAGAAACCACTTTCAGAGTTCTATATCAAGCTCCTTTTAACGGACCGCTTTACATAGAATACGGTTCGGATAAAACCAGAATCGCCCTGAGAGAAGCAGAAGCAAGATTTATTCAGGTAGAAGTTTCAGAATAATGCAGGACAAAAAGCAAAAACAAATTCTTTTGGTAGGGAATCCCAACGTCGGGAAATCCACAGTTTTCAATATTCTTTGTAACAGAAAACAAAAAACGGGAAACTATGCTGGTGTTACAGTTGCCAGCCATTCCGGAAATTACATTTACAAAAACGAGGAAGTCGAGGTTATCGATTTGCCCGGTTCTTACAGCATCTACCCGACTTCTGAGGACGAGGCTATTTTTTCACGTTATCTGATCCAGGAAGACTATTCCGGCGTTGTTTACATTGCTGATGCGATTAATATGAGAAGAAGCTTGCTTCTTTTTCAGCAGATTCAGGATTTGGGAATTCCTGTGATTTTGGTGGTCAATCAAGTGGATGAAGCCGAAAAACGAGGAATCAAAATTGATATTTCTAAGCTTTCGCAGATTCTTAATATTCCTGTTTTCGAAACAAACGCAAAACAAAATTTGGGAATAGAAACCGTTCGTGAAGCGGTTTTTAACAATAAATTCAAAATTGCGGAGACTAATTCTTTCGAAATTCCATTGGAACAGAAAGCCTTGGTTTACAAGGTTTCATCTAACACAACCGAGAAAAATCTCTATAAAATCTGGACACTTTTAGCTGCCGATACTTATCTTGGAAAAATTGAGAACATCCACGAAATCATCACGCAGGAAGATTCAAAATGCAGTGTTCCAAAGCGTTTACAAATACAGGAAACGATAAGAAGATATCAAAATATTGATAAAATAACTTCTCAAATTACTGAGAAAAAACCTCAGTTAAAAGAATTACTGACGGAAAAATTAGACAAAGTTTTAGTTCATAAAGTTTGGGGTTATGTCGTTTTCTTATTAATTCTATTATTAATTTTTCAAAGTGTTTTCTTCCTTGCAGAATATCCGATGACTTGGATTGAGAATTTCTTCACTTGGTTGTCAGAATTTTC
The genomic region above belongs to Epilithonimonas zeae and contains:
- a CDS encoding MlaD family protein, with protein sequence MKLSKELKTGLIAIFAIIGFVVLYQFMKGKNLFTTDNAFYAKYDNVEGLSVSNPVSINGLKVGQVDEIKPITTKDGRLHFVVKLTIDDNFEFSKNSTLEIFEPGLMSGKEMKINLAYGGGIAKDGDTLKGNYQLSMLNSLSSQVKPVKDQLSNVLLKLDSTLASTNKIVDEQNRREIKLLLSNLNRTIESFKGASDRTNAILANNEKGLHEVVANANNAMVTANKTLDKFGSVAERVDIDKLNGTIDQFNQTAGKLNNVISGIQNGEGSLGKLAKDEELYNNLEKTSKNLNALVEDFKANPKRYVNFSVFGKNADKK
- a CDS encoding peptidylprolyl isomerase, with amino-acid sequence MAILGEIRKRSWLLLGVIALGLVSFLFNADTFDKMFSKNPNVFGKVNGEDITRDEYNDQLFIMQQQAQQQGQPTKGLEEQAWQILVQSKLIKQQFEKMGLQLTDDIFWSQLQYDPMFAQNQQYFDEKGNFKLQEIKSEIEKAQATSPENYSYWLKNKKSIEYRMMARMLFGNLTSGITTSKKEAELMIKFRDDMANIDFVKVDYLEFAKKNNVKVTTQDLADYIKLHPTRFKAAASRNLAYAYFPAVPSAQDDAATLNEINKLYLKGTDASNGAENFQNTKNDSMFVELNSDVPFIPQYVSPAQLPAELKDKIATAAIGQTFGPYKEQTLYVVSKLLDKKASDSTLSKHILIGYKGAERSTATRTKEAAKKTADSLLAVIKADPAKFADGLKLSDEPNAVERNGSVGWTTPASQFAPGYLSFLANNPKGATGLQETAFGYHIINVEDKKSGAMTYKIAHLAKNIKASDKTENQVLTQATRFIQQTEGKSFNQFKSLAEKNKYRFDNPKTVGRFQGTLPGLNTDKDGDVIAWAFDKKRNIGDTDIFTVEGTGDRIVAYVVGKQDEGLADPETVRDQIEPIVKNKVLAKKIIEKINAGKYSTLDQAAKAFGTTKGNADVNLFNPAVNGAMEPKVAGAAFGVATNKLSQPVEGMTGVYLVVKKSVKTNKLPGDIKQITESINQQNSQQFTGAFLKSLQDNANIKDFRIEVWDKAAQQ
- a CDS encoding RNA polymerase sigma factor; amino-acid sequence: MKLKDEEIVKLLTAPQTVEKGLRAMMDIYQSRLYWHIRRLIVDHDQAQDVLQDTFIKAYQNIHQFKSDSKLYTWLYRIATNEALQQLNKMNRMRKTDEDAEYYMQNLVADNAGKDGEEIMILLQKAIQTLPEKQKLVFNMRYYDDLPYEEISKILDMSVGTLKTNYHYAKDKVEQYIKDNYSEEF
- a CDS encoding Rossmann-like and DUF2520 domain-containing protein, translated to MQTVIIGSGNVAYHLVKAFKQNNIEIHQMFGRNEAELLKISTEFNIPFSTNQLEDAELYIIAVSDSVVENVSELIKNENALVAHTSGSLPMEILKGNYRKASFYPLQTFSKTKDLDYSKIPFFIEAENQIDEKSLFELASIISENVETSDYEKRKYIHLTAVFACNFVNHLFARAKEISDSQNLDFNYFIPLIDETVEKIHHLEPKLAQTGPAVRRDERVLKLHEDLIADEEHLKIYKLMNESIKKMYQ
- a CDS encoding GLPGLI family protein, whose translation is MKSLKKLVILPLLLLGLIVSAQETANRFFYELTYKPKKDSTRLDKVMTTLDIAKDKSIYQDFTLPAQDSIIKSAVEEMEKTKTFKDMSKMIRWPKFSYKIYKNYPAMTEMYVDRINRNLFAYEESLKFDWKILTDKEKIGTYNTQKATTEFGGRKWTAWFSTDIPFQDGPYKFYGLPGLIVKIEDDEKNYSWLLSGNKSVKDWKEFTYAEEVNAKYGMSNEKKTIAKDKFEKAYAAFKQDPMAEVRTQVPQNMLSMKMPGSDLTIGEMLKNQEKMLNDFFKSTDNPIEVQQVIEKKKK
- a CDS encoding FeoA family protein — translated: MQTKHIDKLCCFPKNKIGKILGYDNENLQMPTKIIEMGLLPETTFRVLYQAPFNGPLYIEYGSDKTRIALREAEARFIQVEVSE